The sequence TCATGGTGGACCTCCGTAGGTGGATGGGCGGAGCAAGTGGACTGGGTTGATAGTGGAGTGGGGTAACAGCGGACTGTGCCGGTGAAACACGCCGCCGGCAGCCTGCACGAAAGGGGCCGAAGAGCGAAACATTTGCCGGACCGGGCCGACGTGGGCCAGGAAGCGGCAACCTGAAACTGGGATGCCGCCAGTATGGGCGCCGCTCCCCAGCACCGTCTAGCGGCAAAAGATTGACCGCTCACTCAGCAAGTTCGTGGCAAACACTCAGCTGCAGGTGGACACGCTCCGGCCATCTGTCGCACATGAAAAGCGCTGCCCAGCCGCAGAAGGCAGGACAGCTGCAGCTGGGCAGAGAAGGGCCCTGTTCTCATGTGGTGCCCGTGCCGCTGACCCGGCCTGCCTCGCTGCCGTGCAGCAGGGTGGCCGGGCCTGGGGTCAGCGGGCGGAGGGGGCCTTGATCAGAATGCGCCGAAGCGGGTCAGGCGGAACGGGGTTTCGGGCGTACCGCCCTCGCGCCGGTCCAGCTGCGCCTGGGTGACCACCAGGTCACTCCCCACCAGCGTCAGGGTGGCGGGAAAGCGCAGGCCGGCCAGCGGTTCCTCAGCGGCCAGCTGCCCGCTGGTCCAGTCGCTGCTCAGGCGCACCCGGCTGACAAGTTGGTCACGGTTGCGGGCCACGTACAGGTCCTGACCGCGCAGCACCAGGCCGTCGGCGTTCTTCAGGCCGGTCATCACTTTGCGGACCGCCTTGGTTCGCAGGTCGATGCGCCACAGGTCGCCGGTGTTGCTCTGGGCCACCAACAGGGCGCGGCCGTCGGGGGTCGCCACGATGCCGTTGAGGTTGTCGCCCTCGCCGTAGCGGATGGGGGTGTCTGCCAGGTGCAGCCACGCGCTCAGCCGCAGGTCCGGCGAAACGCGGTAGATGACCGGGCGGCGGCTGTCGGTCACGTACACGCTGCCGTCTGGTGCCAGCGTCAGGTCGTTGATAAAGGCCGCCGGGCTCTTGGGCGTCTCCAGCACCTTGAGGGTCACGCCGTAGCGGTCCAGCACGCTGACGGTGCCCTCGGCGCCGCCGGCAATCCACAGCCGGCCCTGGCCGTCTACCTTCAGGCCCAGCGCGGCCCGCCGGCCCAGGGCGCCGCCCCGGCTGTACAGGCTGGTCTGGCCGCTCTCGGCGTTGACGGCATAGATGTCGCCGGTTTCGGCGCTGCCGGTAAACAGCAGGCCCCGCTCCGCGTCGTAGGTGACGCCTTCGGGGAAGGTCTGCCAGCCGGGCAGCGTATAGTCGCGCACGCTGAGGCCCTGGCGCTGCACGGCGCCGCACAGCAGCCGCCCACCCGACTTGCCGGCGGGGTCCGAAGCGTAGTCGTCGGCGTTCGCGTGAACCACCAGGGTACGGTTCAGCACGCCGTTTTCACCCATCAGGCTGACCTTGTCGGTCACGAAGCTGGCCTGGCCGCTGCCGTTCTCGCCCACCTGCAGCATCGGTAGGTCGCCGCCGTGGCCCAGTTCATTGGGGGCGGTGGGCTTGTCGTGGTTGTGGCTCATGGCCGGGTCGAAGTGGGGGCCGGCCCCGCCGAACGGCACGGCCGCGTTCGTGGCTGCGTCCACACCGGGCGTGCAGGCGCTGAACTCGTGAATGTGCATGCCGTGATTGCCGGGCGTCAGGCCACGGACCTGCACGTTGACCCGCACATCGCCTGCGCGCTGCACGAAGGTAGCTTCGCCCTGGGGGCGGCCCTGGGCATCCACCAGCACGGCGCGGGCGTTCAGCGGGCCTACGGTGCCGGAAGTCGCGGGCGCAGTGGGAGCAGGTACAGTCTGAGCTTGGGCCATGCCTGCGGCGGTCAGGCCCAGGCTGAGCAGGGGCCACAGGGCCAGCGTATAGTTGCGCATTTACTTTCCTCCCGTGTAGCGCACGCGGTAAATCACGCCGCTCTGGTCGTCGGTGAACAGCAGGCTGCCGTCGGTATAGGTGGCAATACCGGCCACGCGGCCGAACTGCTTCCAGGTGCCGCCCTCTTCAAACACGAAGCCGGTCACAAAGGGCTCGATGCTGGCAGGTCGGTTCTGCCCGTCGAACACCACCCGCACGATTTCGTAGCCGCTCGGCTCCGAACGGTTCCACGAGCCGCGCATGGCAGCGAAGGCGTCGCCCCGGTATTCGGCCGGGAACTGCCCGCCCCGGTAGAACTCCATGCCGATGGCCGCCGCGTGGGCGCTGTAGTTCAGCACGCTGCTGGCCGTCTGCGCGCAGTACTCCTGCTTGGTAATCAGGCCCGGAATCTGACTGGAGTTGGTGTAGGGGTCGGGATTGCGGTCGCCGTAGCAAAAGGGCCAGCCGTAGTTCTGGCCGCGCTCGATCCGGTTGAGTTCCTCGGGCGGGATGTTGTCGCCGTGCCAGTCGGCGCCCTGGTCGAAGCCGTACAGCTGCCCGGTGCCCGGCTGGAAGTCGAACCCGATGGTGTGGCGCAGGCCGCTGGCGTACACCTCACGCCACTGGCCGTCGGGGCGCACCCGCAGAATGGTGGCTTCCTCGGGGTTCTGGGTGGGCGCGTCGTTGTTGGTAGAGCCGAACGACACGTACAGGTAGCCGTCGGGGCCCCAGCGCAGGCCGCGGGCGGGGTGCTGCCCGGCGTCGGGGAAGCCGTCGGCAAACACACGCGGCGTGCTGAGGCTGCCGCCGGCCAGGATATCCATGACCCAGACGGTCTTTTCACCAACCGCGTACAGCTTGCCGTCCTTGACGTCCAGGCCGTGAACCAGCTTCAGGTTCTTGGCGACCTGCCGGCGCTCCAGTCGGCTAAACTGGCCGTCGCCGTCGCGGTCCTTGAGGTACCAGATGTCACCCTGCTGGCGGCGGGTCAGGTAGATGCCGCCGTCAGGCATCACATGCATCATGCGGGCGTTGCCCAGGCCGGTGGCCATCACCTTGACCTCGAAGCCGGCCGGCACCTTCAGGCGGCTGAGGTGGTCGCGGCCAAAGCCCAGCGCCACCGGCTCGAAGCGGGTGGCGGTCACCGTGGCGGCCGGCTCGGGGGCCGGCAGGGGGCGGGGCTGCGGCGCGCTTTGCTGGGCCAGGGCCGTACCGGAAAGGGCGGTGCCGGCCAGGGCCAGCAGGGCGCCCAGGGTCAATGTCTTTTTCATGGGAACTCCTCCTGCGCCCAGTATTCCCTGCGCCGGCAACCGGTCAGGGCAGGAAAACCACTTTGTGAGAGGGCGGCTAGAGAGAGCTAAAGCTATCTGGGCCACCTACTGCGGGACGAACAGCGGCAGGTCGCTGGGGGAGAGCGCGCCCACTGCCACCGCCCGGCGGTGCAGTTCGCGCACGGCACGCTCGCCGGTGTCTCCTACGTCCTCGCTGTATTCGTTCACGTACAGGTCTATGTGCGCCTGCATCACCGCGTCGTCCATTTCCAGCGCGTGCTGGCGGATGTAGCCTTTGGCCTCCTGCGGGTGTGCCCAGGCGTAGGCGATGGACTCGCGCACGGCCTGCTGCGCGGCCTGCTGCAGTTCTAGAGGCAGGTCGCGGCGCACCAGAATCGCTCCCAGCGGCAGTGGTAGCCCGGTTTCGCCCTCCCACCACTCGCCCATGTCGCGCACCCGGACCAGCCCGTGCTGCGGGTAGGTAAAGCGCGACTCGTGAATAATCAGCCCGGCGTCCAGCGGCTCGCCGCCGTACTCGCCGCGCTCTACTGCGGGCATCACTTCATCAAAGCGCATCTGGACCGGAATGGCGTCCGGCCAGGCCAGGCGCAGCAGCAGCTCGGCAGTGGTGAGGCGGCCCGGTGAGGCCACCCGCCGCCCGTTCAGGTCGTCTATGGGTGCGCGGGCCACCACCAGCGGCCCCACGCCGCGCCCCAGCGCCCCGCCTGAGCGCAGGGCCACGTAGCGGTCCATCACGCCGAAATAGGCTCGGTAGCTGATTTTGGTGAGCGGCAGCCGGCCGGCGGCGGCCCAGTCGTTCAGGGTCTGCACATCGGACAGCACCTCACGGATGGGCGCCGGCGTGGCAATTCGCCCCGCCTGCAGGGCATAGAAGATAAAAGTGTCGTTGGGGCAAAAGGAATAGCCCAGCTCTAGCGGTGCGGGGTCGGTCGGCATGCACCCAGGGTAGTGGACCGGCTGAACTTTAGGTGCCGGTTATTTAGATGCCGGTCATTTACTGATCCGTGCTTAAGTTGCTAGCGAAGCAGTAAAGGGTGTGCCTCGGATAAAGGCTAGTGGCAAAGATTTGCGCCGGATGCGCTGCCATCCCACTTTCAACCGCTTCGTCAGCATTTCTGTCGTTAGCGCACAGAAGTTACCTACGACATTCCGTTTGAGATCTGCCCAGATCAGTTCGATGGGATTCAATTCTGGCGCATAGGGTGGGAGATAGATCAGGGTTAGGCGTTCGTGCAGCTGCACGAACGCCTGCACTGCTTTCGACCGGTGAATCATGGCCCGGTCAAGGATGACTACCACCTCTCCGGCGACATGACGCAGGACATGATCCAGGAACTTCACGACTTGTGGGGACCGTACTGCACCCTGACAGGTGTGCTGCAAAAACTGTCCGCCTGTGGTGATGGCTCCAATCACAGAAAGATGTGCCCAACGCAGTTTTGTCGGGATAATCGGTGTCTCGCCTCGTCGTCCCCACGCGCGAACCCTTGTCGTCTTCAGACTGAACCCACTCTCGTCCAGAAAAATGATCGTCGCCCCCTCAGCCCTCTTTTTTTTCCAACGCCTCCTTCTGGAGACGGACCCAAGCTGCAATATCCTCTTCGTTACGCTCTACGGCCCGCAACGCGGGCCGCTGATACGAGAATCCCCAACGTCTGAGCTTCCTGGAAAGATGGGCACGGTCGATCCAGACCCCATACTTCAGACCGATCACTTGACGGACCTTGGGGACAGTCCAGCCACTGGTCTCGAAGCCATGCAGTCGGGGATCGCTCTCAAGAATGTCCTGAATTTCCTTCTGCTGGTCAGGGGTGAGGAACTCCGGGCGGCCAGTGGCACGGGAAGCGCGGAGCGCTTCCTCACCACCGTGGCGTATACGGGCACGCCAGGCACGAATAGTCACCTCAGCCACACCGAAATGTCGGGCCAGATCTCGAGTGGACCAGTCGGGATCATTCAGGAGGGGCTGAGCAGCTAGACGGCGCTCTTCCTGTTGAGTGCGGGAGAGACGAGCGGGTCGCCAAGCAGAAAGCGTCACACCTTATGTTACCAACTTAAGCACAAATCAATAAGCACAAATCAATAGGTGCCAGTCATTTATTGATAGCGGCGTAAGTATGCGCTGCTAAACTCTAGGGACCGTGGAATGGCAACCGAACCAATATTCTCGTGCCCAACTTGAGGAGCGGCGTCTGGCTGCTACCGAGTGGCTGCAGCAAGGCAGCCACACACACCGCGAAATCGCTGCTCACTTCGGCGTCTCCGTGCTCACGGTGACTTCTTGGAGTGCTCGGCTCAGAAAGAAGGGAAGCTTGCAAGCGACGGTCAGCTCTGGTCGTCCTGCTCGGCTGACTGAGTCTCAGCACGACCAGCTTCGCACCCTCCTGCGGGAGGGTGCTCTGCAGCATGGGTTTCCTGACGAAACTTGGACGACAAAACGTGTGGCAGAGCTGATCGGGCGGCACTTCGAGGTGTGGTACCACCATGATCACGTCCGTAAAATCCTACGAAAGTTGGGGTTCAGCCCACAGATGCCAGATGGGCGGGCTGCTGAGCGGAACGAACTTCGGATCGCATTCTGGCGGGAACAGGTGCTCCCGGAGTTGGAAAAAAAAGGTCGCTGAGGGAGCCACAATCATCTATCTGGATGAGGTCGGATTCTCGTTGAAAGGCGTGCGAAGGCGAACGTGGTCCCCCAGGGGCGTGACGCCCCTGGTCACGCTCAGAGCGAACTGGGAGAAGCTTTCGACGATTGGGGCGATCACTTCAGATGGACGATTCTTCCAGCACACAACATCCGGAGCGATCCGCAGTGGAGAGGTCATCCGATTCTTTGGGCACATCCTGCGCCAAGTTCAGGGGAACATCGTCGTGGTGCTGGACAATGCGAAAATTCATCACGCGAAAGTAACCCAGGCGTTCGTGGGTTCCCACGAACGCCTCTCTCTGATCTTTCTGCCTCCGTATGCTCCAGAGTTGAACCCGATCGAGTTGGTGTGGGCCTACGTCAAGCGCAATGTGTTGGGGAACTTTTGTGCCCACTCCATCAGAGCGCTGAAAAAGAGGCTTGTCACCGCCTGGCAGCGGGTCCGCTATATTCACCTGCCCCGTCAGCTTATGGACGCCAACTTACGCCGCTATCAATAGATGCAGGTCAGGTGGAGACCTGTGAGAGCGGCGGCCCTAAGCTGCTCCCATGCCTGTCTTCTCTGCCCGCCGCTCCCTACTGCCTGCGCTGCTTTTGCCCGCCCTGCTCTCCGCCTGTGGTGGCGGCACCCCGGCCCCTTCGGCCCCGGCCCATACCACCCCGGCGCCCCCGCAAGCCGTGCTGGGCAGTTATGTCTGGTATCCCGGCACGGACCGCGCCGCCAGCGCCGAGGAGCTGGAAGTGCTGCGGCTGACCAACGCTGCCCGCGCCCGTGGGGCCACCTGCGGCGCCACCGAAACCCAGTTGGCCAAGACCTATGGGCCGCAGCCGGCACTGACCTGGAACGACCAGTTGGCGCATGCCGCCCGCAACCACGCGCAGGACATGGCGGCCCGCGACTACTTCGCGCACGTGACCCCCGAAGGTGTGCGCCCCGCCGACCGCGTGACGCTGGCCGGCTACGAGTGGCGGGCGACCGGCGAGAACATCGCCGCCGGCTACCCCGACCCGGCCGCTGTGGTAGACGGCTGGCTGACCAGCCCCGGTCACTGCCACAACCTGATGAACCCGGTGTACCGCGAGCTGGGCGTGGGCTTTTTCCAGGACAGCGATTCGGCCTATACGGGCGGCGCCTACTGGGGGCAGACCTTCGGTACCCGCTGATTTAGGAGGGGCGAAGCCTCCGCGCTGGGCGGCACTGGCCGCCCTCAACCCTCTAAGCGCGCCTCATCTACCTCGTACAGCACGCGGGAATCGTTGAAGGTAATCAGGCGTTTGTTCAGCCGGTTGCCCGTGCGGCGGTCAGTCTGCAGCTGATACAGCCGGTTGGTCCGGTACACCTGGCCGCCTTTGCGGTAGAAGCGGTGGTCTTCTTCCACCACCCGGTAGGTGTACAGCGGCTCGCGGCTGACGCGCAGCTCGCCGTGCAGCGAGGTGTCGTCCAGCCACACGCTGAGCCGGAAAGTATCGTGGGTGTCGTTTCTGAGTTGCAGGTCCACGTAGTTGTAAAAGACGCTCGCCCCGCTCCCGAACGGCAGCACCCGCCCCGAATCGGGGAACAGGTCCAGGCTGTGGTGATGGTGTTCGGTCACGGTCAGCGGCGAGTGCAGGGCCATCCAGTACAGCAGATTCGCCATCTGGCACAGGCCGCCGCCCTGGCCCTCTATAGGCCGGCCGTCCGAGATCAGCATGCCGGTGCCAAAGCCCCGCGCCGCACTCGGCCGGCCCACCTGCTTCCAGTAACTGAACACCTGCCCTGGGGCGATGCTCAGACCGTCCAGCTCCTCGGCAGCGCGGCGCAGATTCTGGACCTTGAGCTCCTGCAGCCTAGGGTCCGCGTCTCCCAGGCGGCGGCGCAGCACGCTGTGATGCTTGTGGATGCGGAAGGGAAAGAGAGCTGCGGGCGCGCGGACCAGGCGGTATTCCGGGCGGCGCGTCTGCAGGGCCTTGAGGGCGATACGGCCCTCCACGACCAGGGGAGCAAGGGCGGGGAAACGGCTGGTCAGGGCGCGGCGGGGCATCGCTTTTAGGATAGATAGACGGTTCTATCCTTCAAGCAGATGTGCGGGCCTGCTTTATGCCAGGGCGGCGCGGGCTTCTTCGGCGTCGCGTGCCAGCTGGGCCTGCAGTTCGTCCAGGCCGCTGAAGCGCTGCTCACCGCGCAGCCGGGCCACGAACTGCACCTGCAATTCCTGACCATACAGGTCGCCGGCAAAGTCGAACAGGTTCACCTCGAAGCGGCGTTCCTCGCCGCCCACGGTGGGCCGCACGCCGATGTTGGCCATGCCGCCCCAGCTGCCGCCCCGGTCATCCGCCACGCGCACTGCGAATACGCCGCGCGGCAGGGCCTTGCCCTCCGGCACGCGGATATTGGCCGTGGGGTAGCCGATGGTCCGGCCCAGCTGGTCTCCCTGCACCACCACGCCCTGCGCCGCGTAAGGCCGGCCCAGCAGCCGCGCCGCGCCCGTCACGTCGCCTTCCCGCAGGTATTCGCGCACGCGGGTGCTCTTGATGTCCTCGCCGCTGACCCCGTGAATCGGGACCACCATCACGTCGCGGGTCACGTCCCGCAGGTCGTCCACCCCGCCGGCCCGCGCCTTGCCGAAATAGAAATCCTCGCCCACCACCACGGCGCGGGGCCGCAGCAGCCGCAGGTCGTCCAAAAAGGCAGACTTGTCGCGGGCGGCGAACTCGGGCGTGAACGGCACCGCCACCGTCTCGTCGATGCCGTAGACGGTCAGCAGGTCCAGCTTCTCGGGCAGGGTGGACAGGTATTCCACCCCCTTGGTCAGCACCTTGGTGGGCGGGTCGAAGGTGTACACCACGCTGGGCACGCGGTATTCCCGCGCCTTGGCCTTCAGCTGGGCCAGCAGTGCCTGATGCCCCAGGTGCACCCCGTCAAAAGAACCGATGGCGACCACGGTGTCGGTGTCGGGGCGCTGGTCGGGGGCCACGTAGGTTTTCATGCGGGGCCTGCCAGCAGCTGCAGGGCGAACAGCGCCGCCGTCACCGTGGTGGCCGCGCCGGTCAGGTGGCCGTCACGCAACCCTTCCAGCACCTCGGCCGGCCGGTGCCACACCACCTCGATGTCCTCGTCGTCGTCCATCGGCAGGCGCGACTCGCGCAGGTTCTCGGCCCGGAAGAGGTACAGCAGTTCATTGCTGAAGCCGGGGCTGGCGTAAAAACGGCTGAGCAGTGTCACGTCGGCATCGAAGCCGGCTTCTTCCTGCAGCTCGCGCCGGGCGGCCTGCTCCGGGCTTTCGCCGGGGTCAATCAGGCCAGCCGGGACTTCCAGCGTGACGGCGTCCACGGCGCGGCGCTGCTGGCGCACGCACAGCATTTCGCCCTGTTCGTTCAGCACCAGCAGGGCGACGGCGTCCGCGTGGCGAATCACTTCCCACCGGCCGTCCAGGCGCTCCAGCTTGAGGATATGTCCGTCGTAGATGGTTTCGGCAGGGTGGCTCATGGGCCTATTGTGCCACCCGCGCTGCTTGCCAGCTGGGCCGCGGGGGGGCCGGGGGGGCCTCTGCCATACTTGAGCTCATGCTGACCCGCGCTGACCTTGAAGCCCGTGAAGCGGCCACGCTCGCCCCTTACGCTGCGCTGAGCCGCGACTCCGGTGGGCGTGAGTACGCGGAACCCGAGAGCGAATCGCGCACCGCGTTTCAAAAGGACCGTGACCGGGTGCTGCACACCGGGGCGTTCCGGCGGCTGGAACACAAGACCCAGGTGTTTCTCAACGTGCGCGGCGACCACTACCGCACGCGGCTGACCCACACGCTGGAAGTGCAGCAGGTGGCCCGCTCGGCGGCGCTGCGGCTGGGGCTGAACGAAACCCTGGCCGAAGCGCAGGCCCTGGCCCACGACCTCGGGCACCCGCCCTACGGCCACGCGGGCGAGCGGCTGCTGGACGAGCTGGTGCGTGCCCACGGCGAGCCCAGCGGCTTCGACCACAATCACCAGGCGCGCCGCATCGTGACGCAGCTGGAGGACCGCTACCCCGACTTTCCGGGCCTGAACCTCACCCGCACCGTGCTGGACGGCCTGAACAAACACGAGCGGGCAGGTGCCGGCCAGCCCACCCTGGAAGCGCAACTGGTGGACCTGGCCGACGCACTGGCCTACACCGCGCACGACCTGGAAGACGGGCTGCGAAGTGGTCTGCTGCAAGAAGGCGAGCTGCAGGAGCTGCGGCTGTGGCGCGAGATGGTGGACCGCAGTGGGCTAGGCGGCGCAGCGCTGGGCAAGCGCGAACGCCGCACGCTGCACCGTGAGTTGCTGGGCTTCCTGATTGGCGACCTGACGCGGGCGAGTGCCGAGGCCGTGGCCCGCAGCGGCGTGAGCAGCGTGGCCGACGTGCGGGCGCAGGAGGCTTACCTGATGGGCCACAGCCGCGAGGTGGCGGCGCTGCTGGGCGAAACGCGGCAGTTTCTGTATGGGCGGCTGTACCGTCACTGGCGGGTAGAGATGCAGGTGGCACAGGCCGAGCAGATTCTCACCACGCTGTTCGGGGCGTACCTGGCGCGCCCGCAGATGCTGCCGCCCGCCTACGCGGCCCGGTTGAAGGTGGCCGGCGAGGTGCGCACCGTGTGCGACTTTATCGCTGGCATGACCGACCGCTACGCCCTCGACATCTACGAGGAACTGACGCGGCCCGGGCTGGGGTTGGAATGGACGCGGT is a genomic window of Deinococcus proteolyticus MRP containing:
- a CDS encoding superoxide dismutase family protein; the protein is MRNYTLALWPLLSLGLTAAGMAQAQTVPAPTAPATSGTVGPLNARAVLVDAQGRPQGEATFVQRAGDVRVNVQVRGLTPGNHGMHIHEFSACTPGVDAATNAAVPFGGAGPHFDPAMSHNHDKPTAPNELGHGGDLPMLQVGENGSGQASFVTDKVSLMGENGVLNRTLVVHANADDYASDPAGKSGGRLLCGAVQRQGLSVRDYTLPGWQTFPEGVTYDAERGLLFTGSAETGDIYAVNAESGQTSLYSRGGALGRRAALGLKVDGQGRLWIAGGAEGTVSVLDRYGVTLKVLETPKSPAAFINDLTLAPDGSVYVTDSRRPVIYRVSPDLRLSAWLHLADTPIRYGEGDNLNGIVATPDGRALLVAQSNTGDLWRIDLRTKAVRKVMTGLKNADGLVLRGQDLYVARNRDQLVSRVRLSSDWTSGQLAAEEPLAGLRFPATLTLVGSDLVVTQAQLDRREGGTPETPFRLTRFGAF
- a CDS encoding PQQ-dependent sugar dehydrogenase, encoding MKKTLTLGALLALAGTALSGTALAQQSAPQPRPLPAPEPAATVTATRFEPVALGFGRDHLSRLKVPAGFEVKVMATGLGNARMMHVMPDGGIYLTRRQQGDIWYLKDRDGDGQFSRLERRQVAKNLKLVHGLDVKDGKLYAVGEKTVWVMDILAGGSLSTPRVFADGFPDAGQHPARGLRWGPDGYLYVSFGSTNNDAPTQNPEEATILRVRPDGQWREVYASGLRHTIGFDFQPGTGQLYGFDQGADWHGDNIPPEELNRIERGQNYGWPFCYGDRNPDPYTNSSQIPGLITKQEYCAQTASSVLNYSAHAAAIGMEFYRGGQFPAEYRGDAFAAMRGSWNRSEPSGYEIVRVVFDGQNRPASIEPFVTGFVFEEGGTWKQFGRVAGIATYTDGSLLFTDDQSGVIYRVRYTGGK
- a CDS encoding menaquinone biosynthesis family protein → MPTDPAPLELGYSFCPNDTFIFYALQAGRIATPAPIREVLSDVQTLNDWAAAGRLPLTKISYRAYFGVMDRYVALRSGGALGRGVGPLVVARAPIDDLNGRRVASPGRLTTAELLLRLAWPDAIPVQMRFDEVMPAVERGEYGGEPLDAGLIIHESRFTYPQHGLVRVRDMGEWWEGETGLPLPLGAILVRRDLPLELQQAAQQAVRESIAYAWAHPQEAKGYIRQHALEMDDAVMQAHIDLYVNEYSEDVGDTGERAVRELHRRAVAVGALSPSDLPLFVPQ
- a CDS encoding IS630 family transposase (programmed frameshift), whose protein sequence is MTLSAWRPARLSRTQQEERRLAAQPLLNDPDWSTRDLARHFGVAEVTIRAWRARIRHGGEEALRASRATGRPEFLTPDQQKEIQDILESDPRLHGFETSGWTVPKVRQVIGLKYGVWIDRAHLSRKLRRWGFSYQRPALRAVERNEEDIAAWVRLQKEALEKKEAEGATIIFLDESGFSLKTTRVRAWGRRGETPIIPTKLRWAHLSVIGAITTGGQFLQHTCQGAVRSPQVVKFLDHVLRHVAGEVVVILDRAMIHRSKAVQAFVQLHERLTLIYLPPYAPELNPIELIWADLKRNVVGNFCALTTEMLTKRLKVGWQRIRRKSLPLAFIRGTPFTASLAT
- a CDS encoding IS630 family transposase (programmed frameshift), which gives rise to MEWQPNQYSRAQLEERRLAATEWLQQGSHTHREIAAHFGVSVLTVTSWSARLRKKGSLQATVSSGRPARLTESQHDQLRTLLREGALQHGFPDETWTTKRVAELIGRHFEVWYHHDHVRKILRKLGFSPQMPDGRAAERNELRIAFWREQVLPELEKKVAEGATIIYLDEVGFSLKGVRRRTWSPRGVTPLVTLRANWEKLSTIGAITSDGRFFQHTTSGAIRSGEVIRFFGHILRQVQGNIVVVLDNAKIHHAKVTQAFVGSHERLSLIFLPPYAPELNPIELVWAYVKRNVLGNFCAHSIRALKKRLVTAWQRVRYIHLPRQLMDANLRRYQ
- a CDS encoding CAP domain-containing protein, producing MPVFSARRSLLPALLLPALLSACGGGTPAPSAPAHTTPAPPQAVLGSYVWYPGTDRAASAEELEVLRLTNAARARGATCGATETQLAKTYGPQPALTWNDQLAHAARNHAQDMAARDYFAHVTPEGVRPADRVTLAGYEWRATGENIAAGYPDPAAVVDGWLTSPGHCHNLMNPVYRELGVGFFQDSDSAYTGGAYWGQTFGTR
- a CDS encoding VanW family protein, with product MPRRALTSRFPALAPLVVEGRIALKALQTRRPEYRLVRAPAALFPFRIHKHHSVLRRRLGDADPRLQELKVQNLRRAAEELDGLSIAPGQVFSYWKQVGRPSAARGFGTGMLISDGRPIEGQGGGLCQMANLLYWMALHSPLTVTEHHHHSLDLFPDSGRVLPFGSGASVFYNYVDLQLRNDTHDTFRLSVWLDDTSLHGELRVSREPLYTYRVVEEDHRFYRKGGQVYRTNRLYQLQTDRRTGNRLNKRLITFNDSRVLYEVDEARLEG
- the ribF gene encoding riboflavin biosynthesis protein RibF gives rise to the protein MKTYVAPDQRPDTDTVVAIGSFDGVHLGHQALLAQLKAKAREYRVPSVVYTFDPPTKVLTKGVEYLSTLPEKLDLLTVYGIDETVAVPFTPEFAARDKSAFLDDLRLLRPRAVVVGEDFYFGKARAGGVDDLRDVTRDVMVVPIHGVSGEDIKSTRVREYLREGDVTGAARLLGRPYAAQGVVVQGDQLGRTIGYPTANIRVPEGKALPRGVFAVRVADDRGGSWGGMANIGVRPTVGGEERRFEVNLFDFAGDLYGQELQVQFVARLRGEQRFSGLDELQAQLARDAEEARAALA
- a CDS encoding NUDIX hydrolase — encoded protein: MSHPAETIYDGHILKLERLDGRWEVIRHADAVALLVLNEQGEMLCVRQQRRAVDAVTLEVPAGLIDPGESPEQAARRELQEEAGFDADVTLLSRFYASPGFSNELLYLFRAENLRESRLPMDDDEDIEVVWHRPAEVLEGLRDGHLTGAATTVTAALFALQLLAGPA
- the dgt gene encoding dGTP triphosphohydrolase, which codes for MLTRADLEAREAATLAPYAALSRDSGGREYAEPESESRTAFQKDRDRVLHTGAFRRLEHKTQVFLNVRGDHYRTRLTHTLEVQQVARSAALRLGLNETLAEAQALAHDLGHPPYGHAGERLLDELVRAHGEPSGFDHNHQARRIVTQLEDRYPDFPGLNLTRTVLDGLNKHERAGAGQPTLEAQLVDLADALAYTAHDLEDGLRSGLLQEGELQELRLWREMVDRSGLGGAALGKRERRTLHRELLGFLIGDLTRASAEAVARSGVSSVADVRAQEAYLMGHSREVAALLGETRQFLYGRLYRHWRVEMQVAQAEQILTTLFGAYLARPQMLPPAYAARLKVAGEVRTVCDFIAGMTDRYALDIYEELTRPGLGLEWTR